From the genome of Candidatus Defluviilinea proxima:
ACGTCTTGTAGTGCTTCTTGTGCCACCTGAGCCTCGAGCCGTGAACGGCTGACGATCTCTTTGATGCTTGCGATCTGTAAGCCAAGGGCGGCTTCCAACAAAATATCTGTAGGGGAACCTTGTAACAATGACTCGAGTGATCTTAGTACGTCATCATCGAAACGCTTATGCCTGCCTTTCGGCTGATGGTCAACAACTACGCCTCCGCCCAATGTTTCGCCGGGGATGGTCGCCGTAAGATATAACGATCCCCGCGCACAGCCACGACTGGGTCGCGCAACTCGAGTTGTATCCAGCCTTCCTCGCCGGGACGTAATTCTTCTGTGCCAAGTAGACGCAATATACCAATTGTTTCAGATGCGCCAATAAAGAATTTCACTTCCTGTCCATGTGTGATGGAGGAAGATGCATCTTTCAATAAACGAAAACGAGCATCGAGCCTGCGTGTGGGGATGTATTGACCAGGGTGTGCCACTATATCCCCGCGTTGAAGTTGGTTAATATCCACGCCAGAAATATTCACAGCAGTGCGCGAGCCGGGGACGGCTTGTTCTTCTTTCTTCTTGTGAGTTTGTAACCCGCGAATTCTCCCCTTGATACCGCTTGGCAAAATTTCCACTTCATCGCCTGTTGATAAATGACCGTCGCTCAATGTGCCGGTGACAACTGTGCCAAATCCGCTCATGGTGAAGACGCGGTCTATCGGTAGACGTGGACGATTCAAATCGAGCCGGGCTGGATTTTCTCGCAAGATGTTTTGGAGATGGCTGATGAGTTCATCAAGTCCTGTTCTGTTTTTTGCAGAGACTTGTACGATGGGTGCGTTTTTTAGGACGGTATCGCCCACAGCGGCGCGAATATCTGCTTGGACGAGATCAAGCCACCCCGAGTCCCCTTCGGGGGTGATATCTGAAGCGAGATCGGTCTTTGTCAAAACAATGATGCCGGATGAAATCTGTAACAGATCCAGAATCGCAAGATGTTCCTTCGTTTGTGGCATTACGCCTTCGTCTGCGGCGATGATGAGGAGCGCGGCATCTATCCCCCCGATGCCGGATAACATGTTCTCGATAAAGTCACGATGACCAGGCACGTCAACAATACCCACCTCTTCTCCGTTCGGAAGGGTCATCCAACCGAAACCGAGTTCGATGGTCATTTCGCGCGCTTGTTCTTCTTTGAGACGGTCTGGGTGTATACCCGTCAATGCTGCGATGAGCGTGGATTTGCCGTGGTCTACGTGGCCTGCTGTACCGATAACGCGCATTTAAAAATATTTTCCTCTTTCCTCTTTCTATACGGTTTGAAAGAAGAAAGAGGAATGATGCTTACAGATCGTGAGCTTAACACTAAGACTGTTTCTTTGATTTTTTGGTGGTCTTGCTATGTCCCATGATGCGTTCGTAGGCCGAAAGCCATTCATGAGCCACGTTCATCAATTCTTGAAGTTGTTGTTCGGTGGCGTCTGTTGTTTGTTGCAATTGATCTTGTGTGGTCTGGAAGGACTCATCCAGTGCGCTGATGCGTTCATCAAGTTTTTGAAGGATCTTACGAATATCTTTGCCGCCTTCGTCTTGCGAAAGTGTATAACCCGTCCAGCGCTTTTGGTCATCGGCTTTGAAGGTGACCCATTCCTGCCGTAAGCGATCTTCGGCCAGTCGTTGCATCTCGGTTACTTCGTTGATGCGGCGTTCGAGTTTGGTGTTGAGTTCGTTGTATGTTTCCTGTGCGCGTTTGGCAGAGCGTAATGTTTCTTCGAGAGCTTGTGATTGGGAATCAAGCTTTTCCACTTGTTTCTGGAATTCGACGTGACTATTGCTCCATTCCTTGTAGGCGCGTTCGCGATCAAGATGGGCAACGGATTGCTTTTCAATGAATTCATTCTGCGCGGCTTTACGTTCGGCTTCAGAGACCATCAGTTCTTTGATGCGCGTATCGTAATGTTTGAAGCTATCGGCGGTTGTATCTACTTTGGTGCGAGTTTCTTCGATGCGCTTTCTCAAGGCGGTTAATTCGCCTTGCAAATCAGCGATGCGTTTCATATCCTGTTTTCGATTTTCATCGAACACGCGTTGAGTGCGAGATGCTTCTTCTGCGGCGCGCTTGGCTTCGTCGATGGGGGGCTTAAGGTCCTTGATCTCCTGATGAAGGCGAGTCTCTTCTGTTGCGCGGGTTTTGAGCTCACGCCTGATAGGAGCGAACTCAGTGAGGGCCTTCTTTAATTCGTCGATCTCTTTGTTGAACGGCTCAAGGTCTTTTTGGTGCTGTGTGATCAGTTCTTTTTCACGCTTGGTATATTTCTTTTCAAGCTCATCGAGCGCATTTTTCATTTCTTCGCGTTGCTTGGCGATGATGGCATCGAACTGGTCTATGCGTGCCGAATTTGGCAGAAGCCCAGCGATCTGTTTTTCGAGTGGTTTGATCTGTTTGGCAACCGTGTCAATATTCCCCTCGTAGCCCGCGATACGTTCCTCTAATTCAATGATCGCGGCTTTGTCTTTGCGGTGCTCCTCGTCCAACCATTGCAGGCGTTTGACGATCTGTTCAAAATCCATATTGCCTCCGGCGCTTTCTCTAGTAAGTTGCGGTGATTATACCGCCTCACCGCCCGAGGTGTTCAAACATGGTCGGCAGACTGGCAAGGATGTATTGGGCGGCCTGTGGGAGTAAGCCCAGGAGGAAGAGCCCGGTCATTCCCAGCCCAAGCATGATCCCCTGTGACCAATCTTCGTTCACCTCCCAGTTTGTATACTCATCAGCCATACTTAGGACGGCCAGTGTTCGGAAGGATGCTATCAACAAGCCGATGATTCCCACCCCCATCCAAAATGCCAGGCTAAGTGAGACTCGTGCAAGGCCATCCCAAAGAGCAAGACGCGCAGGGAAACCCGCCAGTAACGGGAATCCGCTTGTGGATAGGGTGGCAAGGAGCAAACCTGCACTTGCAAATGGACTGTATCGTAAGAGTCCACGCACATCGCTGAATTGCATTGTGCCAGCTCGTTCTTTGAGGATGGTTAGTGATAGCGACCAGACAGCGAGGCCCAGTGCGCGGGCAGGGAAAAGTAAAAATAGAATGGGGATGCCCAGCCTCAAGTCCAGGCTGAGCGCGAGCAGGGAAAAACCGGTTTCGGCGATAGAGCCATACGCCATGATCCGTCCGATGTGAGTTTGAAAGGCGGCCCATACTCCGCCAGTGACCACCATGAGCAAGCCGGTGAATTGAAGCGCCGTTGCCAGTTGGGGAGAGGCACGAAGCCAGGAGTAGCGGTCAATAAAACCTGCGCCAAATATTAATGTAGTTGTTGGTATGACCCAAAGAAGAAAGCCGACAACAAAAGGAGATGCTTCCTCCAGAAGCATGGGGACCCAGTTATAGAGCGGAAAGATCGCTAATAAAAATGCGAAGCCAAGCCCAAGTATGGCGGCAGATTGCGCGGCCAAGGCGAGGTTGCCGGGGCTGGCTTCCACGCCTGCTAATAGCCAGCCAGATAAAAGAATGAATGGCATGGCGAGTGTTTGATAAATAAGAAAACGAATGATCCCTTTGCCGGGGTGTTTATAGATACTCACTACCATGGGCACAGATAGCAATACCGCGGTCTCAATAAATAGCGCGGCATAGAGGAACGGCTCTACAGCAATGGACGCGA
Proteins encoded in this window:
- the selB gene encoding selenocysteine-specific translation elongation factor — its product is MRVIGTAGHVDHGKSTLIAALTGIHPDRLKEEQAREMTIELGFGWMTLPNGEEVGIVDVPGHRDFIENMLSGIGGIDAALLIIAADEGVMPQTKEHLAILDLLQISSGIIVLTKTDLASDITPEGDSGWLDLVQADIRAAVGDTVLKNAPIVQVSAKNRTGLDELISHLQNILRENPARLDLNRPRLPIDRVFTMSGFGTVVTGTLSDGHLSTGDEVEILPSGIKGRIRGLQTHKKKEEQAVPGSRTAVNISGVDINQLQRGDIVAHPGQYIPTRRLDARFRLLKDASSSITHGQEVKFFIGASETIGILRLLGTEELRPGEEGWIQLELRDPVVAVRGDRYILRRPSPAKHWAEA